The following coding sequences lie in one Metopolophium dirhodum isolate CAU chromosome 5, ASM1992520v1, whole genome shotgun sequence genomic window:
- the LOC132945153 gene encoding serine proteinase stubble, which translates to MRIATSWIVMSLLTAIFESSQGHDHHKALNNYKINKKPCSVNSLEGTCMFVYECINTDGRHIGMCVDTFMFGSCCAHNLTTAQLAMLPDSSEPAVLFTQPGGNGVSQRPQRPHHRPHRPSQVMTRPNGGGDADGAVTSSVDKKYHYQPASATQQTPNMQPQSAHVNRVPSTNFISNSRPNFLSRPAAQPYTTTTTTTTTPTPPPTSTAGRPPVQEVDDNDNKVDSVWSHRPSWSSNMGNHHSFITKPKPLPQHRPQYMIPSSTMLTTTTTNPITTTTTTTPTPPTTTSTTTTTPAPEPPPPTTTTTTTDKPLVISTTTSPVAMSTTVSGKPEKHTAKPGVSAETNQKSMPCGLAPLHPRHEVRIVGGRNSAFGSWPWQVSVRRTSFFGFSSTHRCGGALLNENWIATAGHCVDDLLTSQIRIRVGEYDFSSDQEPYPFVERAVARKIVHPKYNFFTYEYDLAMVRLEAPVKYTPHIVPICLPGSDDLLIGENATVTGWGRLSEGGTLPSVLQEVSVPIVSNDKCKSMFLRAGRHEYIPDIFMCAGFDDGGRDSCQGDSGGPLQVKGRDGRYFLAGIISWGIGCAEANLPGVCTRISKFVPWILQTVT; encoded by the exons ATGAGAATAGCGACCTCATGGATCGTCATGTCTCTACTGACCGCCATATTCGAATCGTCTCAAGGCCATGATCATCACAAAGCGCTTAACA ATTACAAGATCAACAAGAAACCATGCTCGGTGAACAGCCTGGAGGGGACGTGCATGTTCGTGTACGAGTGCATCAACACCGACGGCCGGCACATCGGCATGTGCGTGGACACGTTCATGTTCGGCAGTTGCTGCGCGCACAACCTGACCACTGCGCAGCTGGCCATGTTGCCAGACTCGTCGGAGCCGGCGGTGCTGTTCACGCAGCCGGGTGGCAACGGCGTGTCGCAGCGGCCACAGCGGCCACACCACAGGCCGCACCGGCCGTCCCAGGTGATGACCCGGCCCAACGGCGGCGGGGACGCGGACGGCGCCGTCACGTCGTCGGTGGACAAGAAATACCACTACCAGCCGGCGTCGGCTACGCAGCAGACGCCGAACATGCAGCCGCAGTCGGCGCACGTCAACCGCGTACCGTCCACCAACTTCATTTCGAACAGCCGGCCCAACTTTTTGTCCAGGCCCGCTGCCCAGCCGTACACGACGAcgaccacgacgacgacgacaccgacgccgccgccgacgtCCACCGCCGGTCGGCCGCCCGTCCAGGAAGTGGACGACAACGACAACAAAGTGGACTCTGTCTGGTCGCATAG ACCTAGTTGGAGTTCGAATATGGGTAACCATCATTCATTTATCACCAAGCCAAAGCCACTTCCTCAACACAGACCACAATATATGATACCATCGTCGACGATGTTGACGACCACTACCACTAATCCTATCACTACCACGACAACTACCACCCCAACTCCTCCTACGACAACGAGTACAACTACAACAACTCCTGCACCTGAACCACCACCACCGACCACTACAACTACTACCACTGATAAACCTTTAGTTATAAGTACAACAACTAGTCCCGTGGCAATGTCCACCACCGTTTCGGGTAAGCCGGAAAAACATACCGCCAAGCCGGGTGTATCGGCTGAGACCAATCAAAAATCAATGC CTTGTGGTTTGGCTCCTTTGCACCCCAGGCACGAAGTCCGCATTGTTGGCGGGAGAAACTCTGCGTTTGGTAGTTGGCCTTGGCAG gTGTCTGTGCGAAGGACGTCGTTCTTTGGATTTTCCAGTACGCATCGATGTGGTGGAgctttattaaatgaaaactgGATAGCAACAGCTGGCCATTGCGTAGACGA CTTGCTGACATCACAAATTCGTATAAGAGTCGGAGAGTACGACTTTTCATCCGACCAAGAACCATATCCGTTTGTGGAACGTGCAGTTGCCCGGAAAATCGTGCATCCTAAGTACAATTTTTTCACATATGAGTATGATTTGGCCATGGTGCGATTAGAAGCGCCTGTAAAATACACACCTCACATAGTGCCAATATGTTTACCTGGATCGGACGACCTTCTTATAGGTGAAAATGCCACCGTAACTGGATGGGGACGACTAAGCGAAGGAGGCACTTTACCTTCAGTGTTACAAGag gtgAGTGTACCAATTGTTAGTAATGACAAGTGCAAAAGTATGTTTTTGAGAGCTGGTAGACATGAATATATACCAGACATTTTCATGTGTGCTGGATTCGACGATGGTGGACGTGATTCCTGTCAA GGCGATTCTGGTGGTCCATTACAAGTCAAGGGCAGAGACGGGCGTTACTTTTTGGCTGGTATCATAAGTTGGGGTATTGGATGTGCAGAGGCAAACCTACCCGGCGTGTGTACCAGGATTTCCAAATTCGTACCATGGATTCTACAAACAGTcacatag